A portion of the Patescibacteria group bacterium genome contains these proteins:
- a CDS encoding glycosyltransferase has protein sequence MKRILIFSLVYYPRFIGGAEIAIKEITDRILPSDIEFDMVTLRLDRRLPKYEKIGNVNVHRVGFAGDCVDSADSLKFPLKLNKYLLPFIGAWKARQLHREKAYDATWAMMANYAGFAGLFFKWLRPEVPFLLTLQEGDPIPYIKKRVGLLYPIFRQIFVRADQVQAISQYLADFATEMGHTGKVAVVPNGVDVEHFAHRVPDIELTALKDALGKKYTDEFLVTTSRLVVKNAVGDIIRALALLPEQVKLLILGVGYLENQLRQLARELKVADRVQFLGHVSHVDMPKYLHISDVFVRPALSEGFGNSFIEAMAAGIPVIATPVGGIVDFLTSPEQTAKMEAERGKYAAKPATGLFCQVEDPKSIAVQVKRLDDRQLRDVLVHNAKAMVAEKYDWSLVARNMKDWLGKV, from the coding sequence ATGAAGCGAATCCTCATTTTTTCCCTTGTCTACTATCCGCGCTTCATTGGAGGGGCTGAGATTGCGATCAAGGAAATCACCGACCGAATTTTGCCTTCGGACATTGAATTCGATATGGTGACATTGCGGCTTGACAGGCGCCTCCCGAAATACGAGAAAATTGGCAATGTGAACGTGCACCGAGTTGGTTTTGCGGGAGATTGTGTCGACTCAGCGGATTCATTGAAGTTTCCGTTGAAATTGAACAAGTACTTGTTGCCATTTATTGGAGCGTGGAAGGCGCGACAATTGCATCGAGAGAAAGCATACGATGCGACGTGGGCGATGATGGCCAACTATGCCGGCTTTGCAGGACTCTTCTTCAAGTGGTTGCGGCCGGAGGTGCCTTTTTTGCTCACCTTGCAAGAAGGCGATCCAATTCCGTATATTAAAAAGCGAGTGGGGTTGCTGTACCCAATCTTCCGACAGATCTTTGTGCGAGCCGATCAGGTGCAGGCGATTTCGCAATACCTTGCTGACTTTGCAACAGAGATGGGACACACGGGAAAAGTGGCAGTGGTGCCGAATGGTGTGGATGTGGAGCACTTTGCACATCGCGTGCCAGACATTGAACTGACCGCGTTGAAGGACGCGCTGGGAAAGAAATATACCGATGAATTTTTGGTGACGACGTCACGACTGGTGGTGAAGAATGCGGTCGGGGATATTATTCGCGCGCTCGCGCTGTTGCCAGAACAGGTGAAATTACTCATTCTCGGTGTTGGCTATTTGGAAAATCAATTGCGTCAGCTCGCGCGCGAGCTCAAAGTCGCCGACCGCGTGCAATTTCTCGGCCACGTGTCGCACGTAGACATGCCAAAGTATCTTCACATCTCCGATGTCTTCGTGCGACCAGCGCTTTCCGAAGGGTTTGGTAATTCCTTCATTGAGGCTATGGCGGCTGGTATTCCGGTGATTGCCACGCCAGTGGGCGGCATCGTTGATTTCCTCACCTCTCCTGAACAGACGGCGAAGATGGAAGCCGAGCGTGGCAAGTATGCAGCGAAGCCCGCAACCGGACTTTTCTGTCAGGTGGAGGATCCAAAGAGTATCGCTGTACAGGTGAAACGATTGGACGATCGACAGCTCCGTGATGTCTTGGTGCACAATGCCAAGGCGATGGTGGCCGAGAAGTATGATTGGTCGCTGGTCGCTCGCAACATGAAAGATTGGTTGGGCAAGGTATAA
- a CDS encoding glycosyltransferase, whose product MKRSQLPAVVMVSTDLSILKEGSPAHRRMREYGNLFAELHIVLFTRRFGKRASRMGGSNVSRGVLVPATIQIGQNVLVHSTQSWSRWCFVRDGVRVGRAVLARLLKRTPSNQIVISTQDPFETGLVGKRLADKFALALQVQVHTDFMSPYFCWPTFSFVGLLNRMRRRIARAVLARASSVRVVSERIRKSLMGSHVWHPDHIQVLPIYVDPFAWALSQDVHARVGGEREADWVQLPHWETTGLMACRLTKEKQVDLALRAFAKAVRVAPKTGLIIAGEGPERPHLERLARKLGIEHQVLFVGWQRRLLPFFHSADFLLSTSLFEGYGMTMVEAMLAGMPVISSDTGIAGSLLIDGRNGYVFPLGAGNAKEAENQLFTKMTKLIMHPELREQFGEAAARDARKHAYPSHGAYLKAYQEGVLSALSSRVSRG is encoded by the coding sequence ATGAAGCGTTCCCAGCTCCCCGCGGTAGTGATGGTCTCGACCGATCTCTCTATTCTCAAAGAAGGGAGCCCGGCGCATCGCCGCATGCGTGAGTACGGTAATTTGTTTGCCGAATTGCACATTGTGCTGTTTACCCGACGTTTTGGAAAACGTGCGTCGAGAATGGGCGGGTCGAATGTGTCACGTGGCGTTCTTGTGCCCGCGACGATTCAGATCGGTCAGAATGTCTTGGTGCACAGCACACAATCGTGGAGTCGCTGGTGTTTTGTGCGGGATGGCGTGCGCGTGGGTCGCGCGGTGCTCGCGCGCCTGCTCAAGCGCACGCCGTCGAATCAGATCGTCATCTCCACACAGGATCCATTCGAGACCGGCTTGGTGGGGAAGCGACTCGCGGATAAGTTTGCCTTGGCGTTGCAGGTGCAGGTGCATACCGATTTTATGTCTCCGTATTTTTGTTGGCCAACATTCTCTTTCGTCGGCTTGTTGAATCGAATGCGTCGTCGCATTGCGCGCGCCGTGCTGGCGCGCGCTTCTTCGGTGCGAGTGGTTTCGGAGCGCATTAGAAAATCGCTCATGGGTTCTCATGTTTGGCACCCAGATCACATTCAAGTCTTGCCGATCTACGTCGACCCATTTGCCTGGGCGCTTTCGCAAGATGTACACGCTCGAGTGGGTGGCGAAAGGGAGGCAGATTGGGTACAGTTGCCGCATTGGGAAACGACAGGTTTGATGGCCTGCCGGCTCACCAAAGAGAAGCAGGTGGACCTCGCTTTACGGGCCTTTGCCAAGGCGGTCCGGGTGGCACCGAAAACAGGTCTTATTATCGCCGGGGAAGGCCCAGAAAGGCCCCACCTTGAGCGTTTGGCCCGTAAACTAGGAATTGAGCACCAGGTGCTTTTTGTAGGCTGGCAGAGGCGTTTATTGCCCTTCTTCCATTCGGCCGATTTTCTGCTTTCCACTTCGCTTTTCGAGGGGTATGGGATGACGATGGTGGAGGCGATGCTCGCCGGTATGCCGGTGATTTCCAGCGACACAGGTATTGCCGGCAGTCTGCTGATTGATGGTCGAAATGGGTACGTGTTTCCATTGGGCGCAGGGAATGCGAAAGAAGCCGAAAATCAGCTCTTCACCAAAATGACCAAGCTCATCATGCATCCGGAATTGCGCGAACAGTTTGGCGAGGCTGCTGCGCGCGATGCGCGCAAGCATGCCTACCCGAGCCACGGGGCGTATCTGAAGGCGTACCAAGAAGGCGTGCTGTCCGCGTTGAGTTCACGGGTTTCACGCGGCTAA
- a CDS encoding GtrA family protein has protein sequence MLVVRYGIAGGTAAAIDVGFLYALTHYAGWYYLYAAAFAYTCSFFARFFLQKHFAFRAADTKTVAFEFGSYAVLSGWSVVASFGLLKLFVDGFGWWPVYSQVAVTLLIAVVSFFVYRFVIFKAKGAPNE, from the coding sequence ATGTTGGTTGTACGATATGGCATCGCCGGGGGCACTGCCGCGGCCATTGATGTCGGTTTTCTGTATGCACTGACGCATTACGCCGGTTGGTATTATCTATATGCCGCAGCATTCGCCTACACATGCTCTTTTTTTGCTCGGTTCTTCCTCCAAAAACATTTTGCATTCCGCGCCGCCGACACGAAGACAGTCGCTTTCGAATTTGGTAGCTACGCCGTTCTTTCCGGCTGGAGTGTGGTGGCGAGTTTCGGTCTCCTGAAGCTCTTTGTTGACGGCTTCGGTTGGTGGCCGGTATACTCGCAGGTCGCAGTGACGCTCCTCATTGCGGTGGTGAGCTTTTTTGTGTATCGTTTCGTTATCTTCAAGGCCAAGGGGGCGCCAAACGAATGA
- a CDS encoding glycosyltransferase: MKLLIITQKVDQNDPVLGFMHGWLHAFAERSEKLTVICLQKGEHALPPNVRVLSLGKESGVPRCGYIANFFRYAWQYRADHDAVFVHMNQEYLLLGGWLWKLLGKKCFMWRNHHSGDWRTHLAAMFCGAVFCTSKYSYTARFKKTKLMPVGIDTEIFRPTSSISSGASSMVNRNVLFLARMAPVKKPHVLIEAVSMLAKRGVAVKLDLYGDPLPADVGYYEGLKDMVKREGLDEQVKFFAGIPNMQTVAVYQSHDVCVNLSSSGMYDKTIFEAMACGSLVLVSNRNLEGVIDSRCIFKEGDVADLAAKLSALLSLSISERSNIIARLRTVAEENNLKTLVGRLITAMS, translated from the coding sequence ATGAAACTCCTCATCATCACCCAAAAAGTCGATCAGAATGACCCGGTGCTTGGATTCATGCATGGTTGGCTACATGCCTTCGCCGAGCGATCGGAGAAGTTGACCGTGATCTGTCTCCAAAAAGGCGAGCATGCCTTACCGCCCAATGTGCGAGTGCTGTCGCTTGGCAAAGAAAGTGGTGTGCCGCGCTGCGGGTATATTGCGAATTTTTTCCGCTATGCGTGGCAGTATCGTGCCGACCACGATGCTGTGTTTGTTCATATGAATCAGGAATATTTGCTTCTCGGCGGCTGGCTCTGGAAATTGCTCGGCAAGAAATGCTTTATGTGGCGCAATCATCATTCGGGTGATTGGCGAACCCATCTGGCGGCGATGTTCTGTGGCGCAGTGTTTTGCACTTCGAAATATTCGTACACTGCGCGTTTCAAGAAGACCAAGCTGATGCCGGTGGGGATTGATACGGAAATTTTTAGGCCGACCTCATCGATTTCGTCCGGTGCGTCCTCGATGGTCAATCGAAACGTTCTTTTTCTTGCGCGCATGGCTCCGGTGAAGAAGCCGCACGTGCTCATTGAGGCTGTTTCGATGTTGGCAAAAAGAGGCGTGGCCGTGAAACTTGATTTGTATGGTGACCCGTTGCCGGCCGATGTAGGATATTATGAAGGCTTGAAAGATATGGTGAAGCGCGAAGGGTTGGATGAGCAGGTGAAGTTTTTTGCAGGTATTCCAAATATGCAGACGGTCGCGGTGTATCAGTCGCATGACGTGTGCGTGAATTTGAGTTCGAGCGGGATGTACGACAAGACGATTTTTGAGGCGATGGCTTGTGGCAGCTTGGTGTTGGTATCAAATCGCAACCTGGAAGGTGTGATTGATTCACGTTGTATATTCAAAGAAGGTGATGTTGCGGACTTGGCGGCAAAGCTATCTGCGTTGCTCAGTCTCAGTATTTCCGAACGGTCGAATATCATTGCGCGATTGAGGACTGTCGCGGAAGAAAACAATCTGAAGACCTTGGTGGGAAGGCTAATTACCGCGATGTCATGA
- a CDS encoding methyltransferase domain-containing protein, with amino-acid sequence MIAPSHISLFWYLLKSVSKGQSVLRALMNRSLSDEIIRRKVVDVGGGRHPDYFSFLKKEGDVSIEALDASISKIDFEKDVLPYPTASVDTVICCNVLEHIYHYIFLTGEMHRVLKPGGSLIGFVPFLINYHPDPHDYFRYTKESLVRIFGEAGFSKVAVREVGAGPILLNFNNIVLSLPIFLRPLLLPFYYWADVIVLALRPGLRTRYPMGYIFVAHA; translated from the coding sequence ATGATTGCCCCTTCTCACATTTCTCTGTTTTGGTATTTATTGAAGTCTGTGTCGAAAGGACAGAGCGTGTTGCGTGCGTTGATGAACCGGTCTCTGTCTGATGAGATAATCCGCAGGAAAGTGGTAGACGTTGGTGGTGGGCGACATCCGGATTATTTTTCTTTTTTGAAAAAAGAAGGAGATGTTTCAATTGAGGCGCTCGATGCTTCGATCAGCAAGATTGATTTTGAAAAAGATGTGTTGCCGTACCCTACGGCTTCTGTGGATACGGTGATCTGTTGCAACGTTTTGGAGCACATCTACCACTACATTTTTTTGACAGGAGAAATGCATCGGGTGTTGAAGCCGGGGGGCTCGTTGATAGGCTTCGTGCCTTTTTTGATAAACTATCATCCCGATCCGCATGATTATTTTCGATACACCAAGGAATCGCTCGTGCGTATTTTTGGGGAGGCCGGTTTTTCCAAGGTGGCCGTGCGGGAGGTGGGTGCTGGACCGATCTTGCTGAATTTCAACAATATTGTGTTGTCGTTGCCGATTTTCTTGCGACCGCTTTTGCTGCCGTTCTATTATTGGGCCGATGTCATAGTCCTGGCGCTGCGGCCGGGTTTGCGTACACGCTATCCGATGGGGTATATTTTCGTTGCACATGCGTAA
- a CDS encoding glycosyltransferase: protein MRNLFLIFHGRFPSEKAAALFAAKSAEAFAGQGLETTIVAPRRLGRSKQSASAFYGVRATFGVEYLPVIDLFWLPFVNRFSTTRKIAFFVSFASFSLSCTYFFAIRLAKRATRSETILFSNEWLPLLALSFLSKNTFYEMHDFPESGHAFFVRFLCRMRWVLIHNRWKSEKAQSLFGIDSEKILCRANAVDITQFAIPLSKVEARKQLTQAHPWIAALAPDTKLVMYTGHLYGWKGVDTLAAASALLSPNTKTIFVGGTPADVASFKLRHAEVISNGKVVVIGHRPHTEIPVWQKAADVLVLPNTAKEDISKYYTSPMKLFEYMASNRPIVASDIPSIREIADDHSVLFVPADDAEALAKGISRMIDEPALSNSLARAAFEQVKANTWQARAAEICAFVHRQK, encoded by the coding sequence ATGCGTAATCTTTTTCTCATTTTTCATGGGAGGTTTCCGAGCGAGAAGGCCGCGGCTTTGTTTGCCGCGAAGAGCGCCGAGGCGTTTGCTGGCCAGGGACTCGAGACCACCATCGTGGCGCCTCGACGCCTCGGCCGCTCGAAGCAGTCGGCCTCGGCCTTTTACGGCGTTCGTGCCACCTTCGGGGTCGAGTATCTACCCGTCATCGATCTATTTTGGTTGCCATTCGTAAACCGCTTTTCGACCACACGAAAAATAGCCTTCTTTGTCAGCTTCGCCAGCTTCAGCCTCTCGTGCACCTACTTTTTTGCCATCCGACTTGCCAAAAGAGCGACGCGTTCCGAGACCATACTCTTCTCAAATGAATGGCTGCCACTTTTGGCACTGTCCTTCCTCTCAAAAAACACATTCTACGAGATGCATGATTTTCCAGAGAGTGGCCATGCTTTCTTTGTCCGCTTTCTGTGCCGGATGCGCTGGGTATTGATCCATAATCGCTGGAAGTCCGAAAAAGCACAGAGCCTTTTCGGAATCGACTCGGAGAAAATCCTATGTCGGGCAAATGCCGTCGACATCACACAATTTGCGATACCGCTTTCGAAGGTCGAGGCTCGCAAGCAGCTGACTCAGGCACATCCATGGATCGCCGCTCTCGCACCAGATACAAAGCTGGTGATGTACACAGGACATCTCTATGGCTGGAAGGGAGTCGACACTCTCGCTGCTGCGAGCGCTCTGCTATCTCCTAATACAAAGACGATCTTTGTCGGCGGAACACCGGCTGATGTTGCATCTTTCAAACTTCGACACGCCGAAGTAATCTCGAACGGCAAGGTGGTGGTGATCGGTCACCGACCTCACACCGAGATCCCTGTGTGGCAGAAGGCTGCCGATGTCCTGGTGCTCCCAAATACCGCGAAGGAAGATATCTCTAAATACTACACCTCGCCAATGAAGCTGTTTGAGTACATGGCGAGCAATCGGCCGATTGTTGCTTCGGATATTCCGTCTATCCGCGAGATTGCCGACGATCACTCAGTCCTTTTTGTACCCGCCGACGACGCAGAGGCACTCGCGAAAGGCATTTCCAGGATGATCGACGAACCAGCGCTTTCCAATAGTCTCGCAAGGGCCGCATTTGAGCAGGTGAAGGCAAATACATGGCAGGCCCGCGCCGCGGAGATTTGCGCTTTTGTCCATCGGCAGAAATAG